One Synechococcus sp. UW179A genomic window carries:
- a CDS encoding TIGR01777 family oxidoreductase has protein sequence MRLLLIGCTGLVGRGLIPVLQAAGHQLTIVSRRASPAGFSAEVARDLQWIEVDPAVESSWAASTPLHDALTVSDGVVNLAGEPIAEQRWTVQHLETLESSRLGTTRHLVSALATLAKPPSVLVNASAVGYFGSSLDGRFEESSPTGQDFLARLCQKWEQAAAEKPAATRLVVLRIGIVLSADGGALAKMLPVFRAGFGGPIGSGQQWMSWIERGDLCRIIQSALEQDSWSGVINAVAPDPVTMAVFAGSLGRCLGRPSLLPVPGPMLQLLLGDGSKVVLEGQFVSSSRLGQLGFNFRCPTLPVALDVATSSSNR, from the coding sequence CCTTCTGCTGATCGGATGCACGGGCTTGGTCGGCCGTGGTCTGATTCCCGTTCTGCAGGCCGCCGGTCATCAACTCACCATCGTTAGCCGCCGAGCTTCGCCGGCTGGCTTCTCAGCTGAAGTTGCAAGAGACCTTCAGTGGATTGAGGTGGATCCAGCTGTGGAGTCCAGCTGGGCTGCGTCCACGCCTCTGCATGATGCGCTGACTGTTAGTGACGGCGTTGTGAATCTCGCCGGTGAACCGATCGCAGAGCAGCGCTGGACTGTCCAGCACCTAGAGACATTGGAATCCAGTCGTCTGGGCACAACGCGTCATCTGGTGAGTGCCCTGGCCACCCTGGCTAAGCCTCCATCTGTGCTGGTGAATGCCTCTGCTGTTGGCTATTTCGGCAGCAGTCTTGATGGCCGCTTCGAGGAGAGCAGCCCGACCGGTCAGGATTTTCTTGCACGTCTTTGTCAGAAGTGGGAGCAGGCTGCTGCTGAAAAGCCAGCAGCAACTCGGCTCGTGGTGCTGCGAATCGGCATCGTTTTGTCAGCAGATGGTGGGGCTCTTGCCAAAATGCTGCCCGTTTTCCGCGCAGGCTTTGGTGGCCCGATCGGTTCTGGTCAGCAGTGGATGAGCTGGATTGAACGTGGCGATTTATGCCGGATCATTCAGAGTGCTCTGGAACAAGACTCCTGGTCTGGAGTAATCAATGCCGTGGCTCCCGACCCTGTGACCATGGCAGTCTTTGCTGGAAGTCTTGGCCGTTGTCTCGGCAGACCAAGTCTTCTGCCGGTGCCAGGACCCATGCTGCAGCTGCTGCTGGGTGATGGTTCAAAGGTGGTTCTGGAGGGTCAGTTCGTGAGTTCGAGTCGGCTCGGCCAACTGGGATTCAACTTCCGCTGTCCGACCCTGCCCGTTGCACTCGACGTTGCCACCAGCTCCAGCAACCGCTGA